One Brevibacterium spongiae DNA segment encodes these proteins:
- a CDS encoding class I SAM-dependent methyltransferase, with translation MTSFLAALGLIPRGLDLSPAMIGLAQGLYPKLGFDVGTMTALPYADDSFAGLVAWYSTIHVPDDALSLTFAEAARVLRPGGWFQLAFQLGDRVDHVSDLAGLPVDLDFHRRSIEAVLSALEPHGFAPATRLEREPDRIGRFPEASRQGYLLVRSEGR, from the coding sequence ATCACGTCATTCCTCGCCGCTCTCGGACTCATCCCACGCGGTCTCGACCTCTCACCTGCCATGATCGGTCTCGCCCAGGGCCTCTATCCGAAACTCGGCTTCGACGTCGGGACGATGACCGCCCTGCCCTATGCCGATGACTCGTTCGCCGGTCTCGTCGCGTGGTATTCGACCATCCACGTCCCCGATGATGCACTGTCTCTCACCTTCGCCGAGGCGGCCCGTGTCCTCCGTCCGGGCGGTTGGTTCCAGCTGGCATTCCAGCTCGGCGACCGAGTCGATCATGTCTCCGATCTCGCCGGACTCCCGGTCGATCTCGATTTCCACCGTCGCTCGATCGAGGCGGTCCTCTCCGCTCTCGAACCGCACGGCTTCGCTCCGGCCACGCGCCTCGAACGCGAACCCGACCGGATCGGACGCTTTCCGGAGGCGAGCCGGCAGGGATATCTGCTCGTGCGCAGTGAGGGCCGGTGA
- a CDS encoding tRNA (cytidine(34)-2'-O)-methyltransferase: MNIDIVFHTPEIPGNTGNAIRLAAVTGAHLHLVEPLGFDLSDAKLRRAGLDYHDLAHVSVHSSLADLWDRLGDRRVIAFTTHTENSFAEVDYQDGDVLLFGRESTGLPDSVVDDEHVDMSVRIPMLPARRSLNLANSASIAIYEAWRQQGYAGA; this comes from the coding sequence ATGAACATCGACATCGTCTTCCACACTCCAGAGATCCCCGGCAACACCGGCAATGCCATCAGGCTCGCCGCTGTCACGGGTGCCCACCTCCACCTCGTCGAACCCCTCGGATTCGACCTCTCCGATGCGAAGCTGCGCAGGGCAGGGCTCGACTACCACGACCTCGCCCACGTCAGCGTCCATTCCTCACTGGCGGATCTGTGGGACCGCCTCGGCGACCGTCGGGTGATCGCGTTCACCACGCATACGGAGAATTCCTTCGCCGAGGTGGACTACCAGGACGGCGATGTCCTCCTGTTCGGTCGCGAGTCGACGGGCCTGCCGGACTCGGTCGTCGACGACGAGCACGTGGACATGTCCGTGCGCATCCCGATGCTGCCGGCCCGGCGCTCTCTCAACCTGGCCAACTCGGCTTCGATCGCCATCTACGAGGCCTGGCGGCAGCAGGGATACGCAGGGGCCTGA
- a CDS encoding PfkB family carbohydrate kinase, translating into MTAKVLTVAGSDVSGGAGLEADLKMFDEYGAFGTAVVTCIVTFDPDDGFAHVLEFIEPEVVNRQLESTLAVHEFTAIKSGMLGSVESALVLAEELKSNELPYVFDPVLVCKGAGTMVDLKDLFVENLVPLATVVTPNLEEAATLAGIDPIDSVEGMVEAAKIIHGQGAKYVVVKGGARLAGDDAIDILFDGATVTTLRSRKVNDKLVNGAGCSFASSIAAGLATGLDIKDAVVSAKEKVAHGIANCLDNATGVASLYHPAARVSPSPEVSVTVD; encoded by the coding sequence ATGACTGCAAAAGTGCTCACCGTCGCAGGCTCCGACGTTTCCGGAGGAGCAGGGCTGGAAGCCGATCTCAAGATGTTCGACGAGTACGGCGCCTTCGGCACTGCCGTCGTCACCTGCATCGTCACGTTCGACCCCGATGACGGGTTCGCACACGTCTTGGAGTTCATCGAGCCCGAGGTCGTCAACAGGCAGCTCGAGTCGACTCTGGCGGTCCACGAGTTCACTGCCATCAAGTCCGGCATGCTCGGCTCCGTCGAATCGGCTCTGGTCCTCGCCGAGGAGCTCAAGTCCAATGAGCTGCCCTACGTCTTCGACCCCGTGCTCGTGTGCAAGGGTGCAGGCACCATGGTCGATCTCAAGGATCTCTTCGTCGAGAACCTCGTGCCTCTGGCCACGGTCGTGACCCCGAACCTCGAGGAAGCCGCCACCTTGGCCGGGATCGACCCCATCGATTCCGTCGAGGGCATGGTCGAGGCCGCGAAGATCATCCATGGCCAGGGCGCGAAGTACGTCGTCGTCAAGGGCGGTGCCCGTCTGGCAGGCGACGATGCGATCGATATCCTCTTCGACGGTGCGACGGTGACGACTCTGCGTTCGCGCAAGGTCAATGACAAACTCGTCAACGGCGCCGGCTGTTCCTTCGCATCCTCGATCGCGGCGGGTCTCGCGACCGGACTCGACATCAAGGACGCCGTCGTCTCTGCCAAGGAGAAGGTCGCGCACGGCATCGCGAACTGCCTCGACAACGCCACAGGCGTCGCATCGCTCTACCACCCGGCAGCCCGGGTGAGCCCCTCCCCCGAGGTCTCGGTCACTGTCGACTGA
- a CDS encoding type B 50S ribosomal protein L31: MKKDIHPEYAPIVFNDLASGTKFLTRSTAKSDKTIEWEDGNTYPVIDVEISSASHPFYTGKQRILDSAGRVEKFKDRYKGFGKR, translated from the coding sequence ATGAAGAAGGACATCCACCCGGAATACGCGCCGATCGTGTTCAACGATCTGGCTTCCGGCACCAAGTTCCTCACCCGCTCCACCGCCAAGAGCGATAAGACCATCGAGTGGGAAGACGGCAACACCTACCCCGTGATCGACGTCGAGATCTCGTCCGCTTCGCACCCGTTCTACACGGGCAAGCAGCGCATCCTCGACTCCGCCGGCCGCGTGGAGAAGTTCAAGGACCGCTACAAGGGCTTCGGCAAGCGCTGA
- a CDS encoding YbaK/EbsC family protein: MTTKERLSTQFTLQPASTAPELMAESTAEALPTISGDVEVFAIDPQIADTAALLDATDLPPATSANCVLVAGSRSGEERIAACMVLANTRADVNKRVKKLLDVRKASFLPLERAVSESGMEYGGIGPIGLPENYRVLIDSRVAEAEELIIGSGIRGSKLLLTGAALASLPGAEVVEGLANDID, translated from the coding sequence ATGACCACCAAGGAACGACTCTCCACGCAGTTCACCCTCCAACCCGCATCGACCGCGCCCGAGCTCATGGCCGAATCCACCGCCGAGGCGCTGCCGACGATCTCCGGCGACGTCGAGGTCTTCGCCATCGATCCGCAGATCGCGGACACCGCAGCACTCCTCGACGCCACTGATCTGCCCCCGGCGACCTCGGCGAACTGCGTCCTCGTCGCCGGATCTCGATCCGGCGAAGAGCGCATCGCGGCGTGCATGGTGCTGGCGAACACCCGCGCCGACGTCAACAAGCGGGTGAAGAAGCTCCTCGACGTGCGCAAGGCGTCATTCCTGCCCTTGGAACGGGCCGTCAGCGAGTCCGGGATGGAGTACGGCGGCATCGGCCCGATCGGGCTGCCGGAGAACTATCGGGTGCTCATCGATTCCCGGGTCGCCGAGGCAGAAGAGCTCATCATCGGATCCGGGATCCGCGGGTCGAAGCTGCTCCTGACCGGGGCCGCGCTTGCGTCCCTGCCCGGCGCCGAGGTGGTCGAAGGCTTGGCCAACGACATCGACTGA